From the genome of Spinacia oleracea cultivar Varoflay chromosome 2, BTI_SOV_V1, whole genome shotgun sequence, one region includes:
- the LOC110789142 gene encoding potassium transporter 1-like isoform X1 produces MAVLEVELKLPADSYTANLVINEGESVYAYCWYPYMSASVICNISIEGSEQTTRNSAFKLPYEKHERFHKALMIFVFLGTCMTIGDGVLTPAISVLSAVSGVRLKFTGLHENYVVVVSCIILVVLFSLQHHGTHRVSFMFAPIVLAWLLCISSIGVYNIIRWSFCV; encoded by the exons ATGGCAGTGCTGGAAGTTGAGTTAAAGTTGCCTGCAGATTCATATACCGCCAACCTTGTAATAAACGAGGGAGAGTCTGTGTATGCCTATTGTTGGTACCCTTACATGTCTGCTTCAG TTATCTGCAATATATCTATTGAGGGATCCGAACAGACAACAAGGAATTCTGCTTTCAAGCTACCATATGAAAAGCATGAAAGATTTCATAAAGCGTTGATGATCTTTGTTTTTCTGGGAACATGTATGACTATTGGTGATGGTGTTCTCACACCAGCAATATCAG TTCTTTCGGCAGTGTCTGGAGTTCGTCTAAAATTCACGGGACTTCATGAAA ATTATGTCGTTGTGGTTTCCTGCATCATTTTGGTAGTCCTGTTTTCTCTCCAACATCATGGAACACATAGGGTTTCTTTCATGTTTGCACCAATTGTTTTAGCATGGCTCCTTTGTATCAGCAGCATCGGTGTTTATAATATTATAAGGTGGTCATTTTGTGTTTAA
- the LOC110789142 gene encoding potassium transporter 1-like isoform X2 produces MPIVGTLTCLLQTTRNSAFKLPYEKHERFHKALMIFVFLGTCMTIGDGVLTPAISVLSAVSGVRLKFTGLHENYVVVVSCIILVVLFSLQHHGTHRVSFMFAPIVLAWLLCISSIGVYNIIRWSFCV; encoded by the exons ATGCCTATTGTTGGTACCCTTACATGTCTGCTTCAG ACAACAAGGAATTCTGCTTTCAAGCTACCATATGAAAAGCATGAAAGATTTCATAAAGCGTTGATGATCTTTGTTTTTCTGGGAACATGTATGACTATTGGTGATGGTGTTCTCACACCAGCAATATCAG TTCTTTCGGCAGTGTCTGGAGTTCGTCTAAAATTCACGGGACTTCATGAAA ATTATGTCGTTGTGGTTTCCTGCATCATTTTGGTAGTCCTGTTTTCTCTCCAACATCATGGAACACATAGGGTTTCTTTCATGTTTGCACCAATTGTTTTAGCATGGCTCCTTTGTATCAGCAGCATCGGTGTTTATAATATTATAAGGTGGTCATTTTGTGTTTAA